From Trichocoleus desertorum ATA4-8-CV12, one genomic window encodes:
- a CDS encoding pentapeptide repeat-containing protein yields the protein MSGAYIDEQTQINAKWRLAWEIVNQGASQANLSGVDLSGANLSGANLSGANLSGVDLSGANLSGANLSGANLSGANLSGANLSGAYIDEQTQINAKWRLAWEIVNQGASQANLSGADLSGANLSGANLSGADLSGANLSGADLSGANLSSAHLILANLSGANLSSAHLILANLSGANLSSAHLILANLSGANLRGAKLDTAEVINAYFGQGIGLSNTERQALLMRGAKFDDASSDREFSRSPINR from the coding sequence CTGAGCGGTGCATATATTGATGAGCAGACACAAATCAATGCTAAATGGCGTTTAGCTTGGGAGATCGTCAACCAAGGAGCTAGTCAGGCCAACCTGAGCGGTGTAGACCTGAGCGGTGCCAACCTGAGCGGTGCCAACCTGAGCGGTGCCAACCTGAGCGGTGTAGACCTGAGCGGTGCCAACCTGAGCGGTGCCAACCTGAGCGGTGCCAACCTGAGCGGTGCCAACCTGAGCGGTGCCAACCTGAGCGGTGCATATATTGATGAGCAGACACAAATCAATGCTAAATGGCGTTTAGCTTGGGAGATCGTTAACCAAGGAGCTAGTCAGGCCAACCTGAGCGGTGCAGACCTGAGCGGTGCCAACCTGAGCGGTGCCAACCTGAGCGGTGCAGACCTGAGCGGTGCCAACCTGAGCGGTGCAGACCTGAGCGGTGCCAACCTGAGCAGTGCCCACCTGATCCTTGCCAACCTGAGCGGTGCCAACCTGAGCAGTGCCCACCTGATCCTTGCCAACCTGAGCGGTGCCAACCTGAGCAGTGCCCACCTGATCCTTGCCAACCTGAGCGGTGCCAACCTGAGGGGCGCAAAATTAGATACTGCTGAGGTTATCAATGCTTACTTCGGACAAGGTATTGGACTCTCTAATACGGAACGTCAAGCTCTATTAATGCGAGGGGCAAAGTTCGATGACGCTTCTAGCGATCGTGAGTTTAGCCGCTCTCCTATCAATCGCTAA